In one window of Chthoniobacterales bacterium DNA:
- a CDS encoding Do family serine endopeptidase translates to MKSFLQFLVFVLAITLALAGLYAWKTGQFAGQTPPQASAGPSALPSVKPAIARHSVPGLAALDEEFGRVAEAVIPSVVSITAPRGASADPREELLRQLFGMGRPPQPQSASQGSGVVASAEGHIVTNLHVIDGAEEVTVSLSDGRRFPARLLGADPLSDIAILKIEAEGLRPLPFADSEKVRVGQIVFAVGNPFGLQETITQGIISARERLFSSESVNEFFQTDAAINPGNSGGPLVNIRGEIVGINNFIFSQSGGSQGIGFSIPSNSARRVLDQIVQHGRVLRPYLGVVLQPMDQALADQLGLPDSRGALVEAVLAASPAAEGGILRGDVIRKFDGRDIRDFNDLRKRVAAADIGKTIKIEVAREGRMLELPVLIVEQQRPGRTAGQPAQRGGFAPQGAVPPASGLPAGNALVGVAVEEITPALIRRHGLPQNIGGVVVRSVAPGSPSEGMLQPGDAIEQVNDAPISSLQDFENAAGSLQPGEKAILLIARGRVRSFAVIGR, encoded by the coding sequence ATGAAAAGTTTTCTCCAGTTCCTCGTCTTTGTTCTCGCGATCACGCTTGCCCTCGCGGGGCTTTACGCTTGGAAAACCGGTCAATTCGCCGGACAGACTCCGCCCCAGGCCTCCGCCGGGCCATCTGCGTTGCCGAGCGTGAAACCGGCCATCGCGCGGCACTCGGTGCCCGGCTTGGCTGCGTTGGACGAGGAATTCGGCCGTGTGGCCGAGGCGGTGATTCCGTCGGTGGTCAGCATCACCGCTCCGCGCGGCGCATCTGCCGACCCGCGCGAGGAATTGCTCCGCCAGTTGTTCGGCATGGGCCGGCCCCCGCAGCCCCAATCGGCCTCGCAAGGTTCGGGGGTCGTGGCCTCCGCCGAAGGACACATTGTCACCAATCTGCACGTCATCGACGGCGCCGAGGAAGTGACCGTTTCGCTCAGCGACGGACGGCGTTTTCCGGCACGTTTGCTCGGCGCCGATCCGCTCTCGGACATTGCCATCCTCAAGATTGAAGCGGAAGGGCTGCGTCCTCTGCCGTTCGCCGATTCCGAGAAAGTGCGCGTGGGGCAGATTGTGTTTGCGGTCGGCAATCCGTTCGGACTGCAGGAAACGATCACCCAAGGCATCATCAGCGCGCGGGAGCGGCTTTTTTCGAGCGAGTCGGTGAATGAATTTTTCCAGACCGACGCGGCCATCAACCCCGGCAACTCGGGAGGGCCGCTCGTCAACATCCGCGGCGAGATCGTCGGCATAAACAACTTCATTTTTTCGCAGTCCGGCGGCAGCCAGGGCATCGGATTTTCGATCCCGTCCAACTCTGCACGCCGCGTTCTGGACCAGATCGTCCAGCACGGTCGCGTCTTGCGCCCTTACCTGGGTGTCGTGCTGCAACCCATGGACCAAGCTTTGGCCGACCAACTCGGCCTTCCCGACTCGCGCGGCGCACTGGTCGAGGCGGTGCTTGCAGCGTCGCCCGCCGCGGAGGGCGGCATTCTGCGCGGGGATGTCATCAGGAAATTCGACGGCCGTGATATCCGCGACTTCAACGACCTGCGCAAGCGCGTCGCTGCGGCCGACATCGGCAAAACCATCAAGATCGAGGTCGCGCGCGAAGGGCGGATGCTCGAGTTGCCCGTGCTGATCGTCGAGCAACAGCGACCGGGGCGCACCGCGGGCCAGCCGGCCCAACGTGGCGGCTTTGCCCCGCAGGGCGCCGTGCCACCGGCATCCGGTTTACCCGCCGGCAACGCGCTGGTGGGTGTCGCCGTCGAGGAAATCACTCCCGCGCTCATCCGTCGTCACGGGTTGCCGCAGAACATAGGGGGTGTTGTTGTGCGGTCGGTTGCCCCCGGTTCTCCTTCCGAAGGCATGCTGCAGCCTGGCGACGCGATCGAGCAGGTCAACGACGCCCCGATTTCATCGCTGCAAGACTTCGAAAATGCCGCGGGCTCGTTGCAACCGGGCGAGAAGGCGATCCTTCTCATCGCGCGCGGCCGGGTGCGTTCTTTCGCCGTGATTGGCAGGTGA
- a CDS encoding response regulator → MKILLVDDEPQVLAAWGELLESLGRCEVRTASLGGEAMKVAREWGGPDVLVTDVVMEPMDGFKLRDVLQREFPSMRTVFVSGYDLSSHADRVAGAHVLTKPVDLAQIAAAVGLESASPPVLAAPEGAPALGSTIGPYYLQEFVGRDGAVLEYLAWQQNMSRHVELHVLDSSHAAKPEAVEAFLADARAKASVTHPYLLAVHEAGAADGWNFYSSDLVPGHSLKAYAEAGHKLEDRALVTALRMVAEVSAHFAKQGIARRAIGPEDIIFDSAMRPRLLNVAVAGAPAAKEEKSEVQSVAQSVASVSSPAGPASAAAAALLAADNAEWSLAQQAAVAAKPAVAPKDAGQLGARAAKSKELLEKSKQKQKTRLMVTAGLSFVLLLLGLFAMFRIFSSGSRTIVTKMVKIPAGEFIYQDGEKVKLSDFWIDANEVTIADYKEFLDYLEANPGEAEKLAHPDQPKGKSHVPLDWADNKDLTPPMPGYYTRAVRWKQYKDAPLDVDSPVFNVDWFDAYAYAKWKGRRLPTEQEWEKAARGTDGRKYPWGNDDNTKRVNSGADFNPNPKKGGDIDGYKRWSPVNQPTGDESPFGVHGTAGNVSEWTGSMAPAEDGTGAQVPVIRGGNWGNPEHLITRRRAILDPLQAQDTLGFRTASDQPQK, encoded by the coding sequence GTGAAAATACTGCTCGTTGATGACGAGCCGCAGGTTCTTGCCGCGTGGGGTGAGTTGCTCGAGTCGCTCGGCCGATGCGAGGTCCGCACCGCTTCCCTCGGCGGCGAGGCGATGAAGGTGGCGCGCGAATGGGGCGGACCCGACGTGCTCGTGACCGACGTGGTGATGGAGCCGATGGACGGCTTCAAATTGCGGGATGTCCTCCAGCGCGAATTTCCTTCGATGCGCACGGTGTTTGTCAGCGGCTACGATCTTTCTTCGCACGCGGACCGCGTTGCCGGGGCGCACGTGTTGACCAAGCCCGTCGATCTTGCGCAAATCGCTGCGGCCGTCGGCCTCGAGTCCGCATCGCCCCCCGTGTTGGCTGCTCCCGAGGGTGCGCCCGCCCTTGGATCGACCATCGGTCCTTATTACTTGCAGGAGTTCGTCGGCCGCGACGGAGCCGTGCTCGAATATCTCGCATGGCAGCAAAACATGTCGCGGCACGTCGAACTGCACGTTCTGGACTCCTCGCACGCCGCAAAACCGGAAGCGGTGGAAGCGTTCCTCGCGGATGCGCGTGCCAAGGCTTCAGTCACCCATCCTTATCTCCTCGCTGTGCACGAGGCGGGCGCCGCCGACGGTTGGAATTTTTACAGCTCCGACCTCGTGCCCGGCCACAGTCTCAAAGCCTACGCCGAGGCGGGGCACAAACTGGAAGACCGCGCGCTCGTCACCGCGTTGCGGATGGTGGCGGAGGTGTCGGCGCATTTTGCCAAGCAGGGTATCGCGCGACGCGCGATCGGTCCGGAGGATATTATTTTCGACAGCGCGATGCGTCCGCGACTCTTGAACGTGGCTGTGGCTGGTGCCCCTGCCGCGAAGGAAGAAAAATCCGAAGTCCAGTCCGTTGCCCAATCCGTTGCCTCGGTGTCATCGCCCGCGGGGCCGGCGTCCGCGGCAGCCGCGGCTCTGCTTGCGGCGGACAATGCCGAATGGTCACTTGCACAGCAGGCGGCCGTGGCGGCAAAACCGGCTGTTGCACCGAAGGACGCGGGACAGCTCGGTGCGCGTGCCGCGAAATCCAAGGAATTGCTGGAGAAGTCGAAGCAGAAGCAGAAGACACGTCTGATGGTCACCGCGGGTTTGTCCTTCGTCCTGCTGCTGCTGGGGCTATTCGCCATGTTCCGCATCTTCTCATCGGGGTCGCGCACCATCGTCACCAAGATGGTCAAAATTCCAGCCGGGGAATTTATTTATCAGGACGGGGAGAAAGTGAAGCTGTCCGACTTCTGGATCGATGCCAACGAGGTGACGATCGCCGACTACAAAGAGTTTCTCGATTATCTCGAGGCCAACCCGGGGGAGGCGGAAAAGCTTGCTCATCCCGACCAGCCCAAGGGCAAATCGCACGTCCCGCTCGACTGGGCCGACAACAAGGACCTCACCCCGCCGATGCCCGGCTACTACACGCGCGCCGTCCGCTGGAAACAATACAAAGACGCTCCGCTCGACGTCGATTCGCCCGTGTTCAATGTCGATTGGTTCGATGCTTACGCCTACGCCAAATGGAAAGGGCGCCGTTTACCGACCGAGCAGGAGTGGGAAAAGGCGGCGCGCGGCACCGACGGACGCAAGTATCCCTGGGGCAATGACGACAATACGAAGCGCGTGAACAGCGGCGCGGATTTCAACCCGAACCCCAAGAAAGGCGGTGACATCGACGGCTACAAGCGCTGGTCTCCGGTCAATCAACCAACGGGAGACGAAAGCCCGTTCGGTGTCCACGGCACCGCCGGCAACGTGTCGGAGTGGACCGGTTCCATGGCGCCGGCCGAGGACGGCACCGGCGCGCAGGTTCCTGTCATCCGCGGCGGCAACTGGGGCAATCCCGAACACCTGATCACGCGACGCCGCGCGATCCTCGATCCCTTGCAGGCGCAGGACACGCTCGGTTTCCGCACGGCGTCGGACCAGCCGCAAAAATGA
- a CDS encoding transcriptional regulator yields the protein MAAKKKKSTAKSAKKPSKAKKSAPRPAKKAAAKKSPAKKSASKKPAASPRKKSRATKAPLVGTRDMLAFGQPVAKSRRLNPWLKKQQDRLLALKDTLLDSMTGVARDNLRSGHDAHEASAHGLHQADAGSDAYDRDFALSLLSQEQDALFEIDEALKRIARGTYGVCEMSGKQIPKARLEARPFARFTVECQNEIERKNRHTKFRQPVARLFESIEEDASEESDEESPAESKE from the coding sequence ATGGCTGCCAAGAAGAAAAAATCCACTGCCAAATCCGCCAAGAAACCATCTAAGGCGAAGAAGTCCGCACCCCGTCCGGCGAAGAAGGCGGCGGCCAAAAAATCCCCGGCCAAGAAGTCTGCATCGAAAAAGCCCGCCGCGTCTCCGCGCAAAAAGTCGCGTGCCACGAAGGCACCGCTCGTCGGCACGCGTGACATGCTCGCTTTCGGCCAACCGGTCGCCAAGTCCCGCCGGCTCAATCCTTGGCTCAAGAAGCAGCAGGACCGTCTTCTGGCGCTCAAGGACACGCTGCTCGATTCCATGACGGGCGTCGCCCGTGACAACCTTCGCAGCGGTCACGACGCGCACGAGGCGTCTGCCCACGGGCTGCACCAGGCAGATGCGGGCAGCGACGCATACGACCGTGATTTCGCCCTCAGTCTGCTCTCGCAAGAGCAGGATGCGCTCTTTGAAATCGACGAGGCTCTCAAGCGCATCGCCCGCGGCACCTACGGTGTCTGCGAAATGAGCGGCAAGCAGATCCCCAAAGCCCGGCTCGAGGCCCGGCCATTCGCGCGTTTCACCGTCGAGTGCCAGAATGAGATCGAGCGCAAGAACCGTCACACCAAATTCCGCCAGCCGGTTGCGCGCCTGTTTGAATCTATCGAAGAAGACGCCTCCGAAGAAAGCGACGAGGAGTCGCCGGCGGAAAGCAAGGAGTAA
- the rpmG gene encoding 50S ribosomal protein L33 — MAQEIITLECTEAAAEGKPVSRYMSTRNKKSPRTPGRLEKKKYNPHLRRHTLHRETK, encoded by the coding sequence ATGGCCCAGGAAATTATCACTCTCGAGTGCACCGAGGCGGCTGCCGAAGGCAAGCCTGTCTCGCGCTACATGAGCACACGCAACAAGAAGAGCCCGCGCACGCCCGGCCGTCTGGAGAAAAAGAAATACAATCCGCATCTCCGCCGGCACACGCTGCACCGCGAAACCAAATAA
- the rpsR gene encoding 30S ribosomal protein S18, whose product MQPKTPKRRAAMRRANRPMPRRRIDLQVDAIDYKNPELLKRFVTESGKILPRRLTGVPAHLHRRITRAIKRARSVLLLR is encoded by the coding sequence ATGCAACCCAAAACGCCCAAACGCCGCGCCGCCATGCGCCGGGCCAACCGCCCGATGCCCCGCCGCCGCATCGACCTGCAGGTTGATGCCATCGATTACAAGAATCCCGAGTTGCTGAAGCGCTTCGTGACCGAAAGCGGAAAAATCCTGCCGCGCCGCCTCACCGGCGTGCCGGCCCACCTACACCGCCGCATCACCCGGGCAATCAAGCGGGCCCGTTCGGTGCTGCTTCTCCGATGA
- a CDS encoding cation-translocating P-type ATPase encodes MTAKSSVLPGGAAEPSRNLPPCPVARLAALLEEEPRLEAVAFNPATRRLSIATLGGDKDGYLARRVTETMLSSHEPCPHFRPERCEVCGVSAEHLPGRSRILVSEKLGTTVVRKATCVTAVSLWQWIKIVWPAYAPRQKGTIEEHSEVEWKPMAALAAGCAVFGLAGWALEFAPVPAWAPLAAYIAAYLCGGWDAAVDAWDRLKHGQLDIHFLMLAVAAGAAAIGAWREGTLLLFLFSASGAMEHYAMGRTRREIGALLRGAPKTAMVLEGGREREIPVDDLLPGMTVRVTAGGQIPVDLVVTRGQSECDESNLTGESVPVPKGPGDTALAGTINIGGILEGKVLRPASESSLQRIIRMIREAQSLRAPSQTFTDRFGTTYTWTILGACALMFCIWWLVLGLPPFASDGETRSAFYRAMTLLVVASPCALVLSVPSGILSAIASGARRGVLFRGGAPIENLALVNVVALDKTGTLTSGRLTLAGVDVLRGTEEGLLSLAHSLARHSSHPLSRAITRTAAQRGAGDRGADEHSTVAGRGVRARIGGKSCVLGNRAFVAGETGLQLPDAPHGADAAEVWVAGPDEAGCLRFRDEIRPQSRALLEQLKARGIAAVMLTGDREGPATAMGRAAGIEEIRAGLLPQDKVAAIEELKDGGRRRVAMVGDGVNDAPCLAAADIGVAMGARGSDAALEQAEVVLMNDKLENFILALDLSTNARRVIRQNMFVALGTVTVMVLATFVFPVPLALGVAAHEGSTVVVVLNSLRLLFMRRA; translated from the coding sequence ATGACAGCAAAGTCCTCCGTCCTTCCCGGCGGCGCGGCCGAGCCAAGCCGCAACCTGCCACCGTGCCCGGTGGCGCGTCTCGCCGCCTTGCTCGAGGAGGAACCCCGGCTCGAGGCTGTCGCTTTCAATCCCGCCACGCGCCGTCTCTCGATCGCCACCTTGGGCGGGGACAAGGACGGATACCTTGCGCGCCGCGTCACCGAGACGATGCTGTCCAGCCACGAACCTTGTCCGCATTTCCGCCCGGAGCGCTGCGAGGTTTGCGGCGTCAGCGCCGAACATCTTCCGGGCAGGTCCCGCATTCTGGTCTCGGAAAAACTAGGCACCACCGTGGTCCGCAAAGCCACATGCGTCACAGCCGTGTCGTTGTGGCAGTGGATCAAAATTGTCTGGCCGGCCTACGCTCCGCGCCAAAAAGGCACCATCGAGGAGCACAGCGAGGTCGAATGGAAACCGATGGCGGCCCTCGCCGCGGGCTGCGCGGTGTTCGGACTTGCGGGCTGGGCTCTGGAATTTGCGCCCGTTCCCGCGTGGGCACCGCTAGCCGCATACATCGCAGCCTATCTGTGCGGCGGTTGGGACGCCGCGGTCGATGCATGGGACCGCCTCAAACACGGCCAACTGGACATTCACTTCCTCATGCTCGCGGTGGCCGCCGGCGCGGCGGCGATCGGTGCGTGGCGCGAGGGCACGCTGCTGCTTTTCCTCTTTTCGGCCTCCGGGGCGATGGAGCACTACGCCATGGGACGCACCCGGCGGGAGATCGGCGCTCTACTGCGCGGCGCGCCCAAAACGGCGATGGTGCTCGAGGGCGGCAGAGAGCGCGAAATTCCCGTTGATGATCTGCTGCCGGGAATGACCGTGCGCGTGACGGCCGGCGGCCAGATCCCGGTCGATCTCGTGGTGACGCGCGGGCAATCGGAGTGCGACGAGTCAAACTTGACCGGCGAATCGGTCCCCGTGCCCAAGGGGCCGGGTGACACCGCTCTGGCCGGAACAATCAACATCGGCGGCATCCTCGAAGGCAAGGTGCTGCGCCCGGCGAGCGAAAGTTCGCTCCAGCGCATCATCCGCATGATCCGCGAGGCGCAGTCGCTGCGCGCGCCCTCGCAAACTTTCACCGACCGCTTCGGGACCACCTACACGTGGACGATTCTCGGTGCCTGCGCACTCATGTTCTGTATCTGGTGGCTTGTTTTGGGATTGCCGCCGTTCGCGTCGGACGGAGAAACAAGAAGCGCTTTTTACCGCGCCATGACACTGCTCGTCGTGGCGTCACCGTGCGCCCTCGTGCTGTCCGTTCCTTCGGGTATCCTCTCGGCCATCGCCAGCGGAGCGAGGCGCGGAGTTCTTTTCCGCGGAGGCGCACCGATCGAGAACCTGGCGCTGGTCAACGTCGTCGCCCTCGACAAAACAGGCACGCTCACCTCGGGACGTTTGACCTTGGCCGGTGTCGATGTCCTGCGCGGAACAGAAGAGGGCTTGCTCTCCCTCGCGCATTCGCTGGCCCGGCATTCGTCGCATCCGTTGTCGCGTGCCATCACCCGCACGGCAGCCCAGCGCGGCGCTGGGGATCGCGGCGCCGATGAACACTCCACCGTGGCGGGACGCGGCGTGCGCGCGAGGATCGGCGGCAAATCCTGCGTTCTCGGCAACCGTGCCTTCGTGGCCGGCGAGACCGGACTGCAGTTGCCCGACGCGCCCCACGGTGCGGACGCCGCCGAGGTCTGGGTGGCGGGACCGGACGAAGCAGGTTGCCTGCGCTTCCGCGACGAAATCCGGCCGCAAAGCCGTGCGCTGCTCGAGCAACTCAAAGCCCGGGGAATCGCCGCCGTCATGCTCACCGGTGACCGCGAGGGCCCGGCAACCGCCATGGGTCGCGCGGCCGGTATCGAGGAGATCAGAGCCGGCCTTCTGCCGCAGGACAAAGTCGCGGCCATCGAGGAATTGAAAGACGGCGGACGACGGCGCGTGGCCATGGTCGGCGATGGCGTGAACGATGCCCCGTGCCTCGCCGCCGCGGACATCGGCGTGGCGATGGGCGCGCGCGGATCGGATGCGGCCCTCGAGCAGGCCGAGGTCGTGCTGATGAACGACAAGCTCGAGAATTTCATCCTGGCGCTTGATCTCAGCACGAATGCGCGCCGCGTCATCCGCCAGAATATGTTCGTGGCGTTGGGAACCGTCACGGTCATGGTCCTGGCCACTTTCGTGTTTCCCGTTCCGCTGGCTCTGGGCGTCGCGGCCCACGAGGGCAGCACCGTGGTGGTGGTGCTCAACAGCCTGCGCCTGCTCTTCATGCGCCGCGCCTGA
- a CDS encoding adenylyltransferase/cytidyltransferase family protein yields MHEARIVSAEELAVVRERMDREGRQLVFTNGCFDILHAGHVRYLRQARALGDALAVGLNGDGSVRALKGEGRPINTEQDRAEVLSALRCVDYVVIFEDKRATGLLRCVRPHVYAKGGDYTPDTLDAGERDALRESGARIEILPLVPGRSTSALLQKMHGG; encoded by the coding sequence ATGCACGAGGCCCGCATTGTGAGCGCAGAGGAGTTGGCGGTCGTGCGCGAGCGCATGGACCGCGAGGGACGTCAGCTGGTCTTCACCAACGGCTGCTTCGATATTCTCCACGCCGGGCATGTGCGCTATCTGCGTCAGGCCCGTGCTCTCGGTGACGCCCTCGCCGTCGGGCTCAATGGCGACGGGTCCGTTCGTGCGCTCAAGGGCGAGGGACGTCCGATCAACACCGAGCAGGATCGCGCCGAGGTGCTTTCAGCCCTTCGCTGCGTGGATTACGTGGTTATTTTCGAGGACAAACGCGCCACCGGCCTCCTGCGCTGTGTGCGGCCGCATGTTTATGCCAAGGGCGGGGATTACACCCCCGACACGCTCGATGCCGGCGAGCGCGACGCTTTGCGTGAATCCGGCGCCCGCATCGAGATCTTGCCGCTGGTGCCCGGACGATCCACCTCCGCGCTGTTGCAAAAGATGCATGGCGGGTGA